Below is a genomic region from Enterobacteriaceae bacterium ESL0689.
TGCGGTGTTCTATATCGCGTCAGCCGCAGATCTGAGTGCCGTTCGTCGTGTGGCCTATTTTGTCGTGTCGTTTATTGCCGGTGTGCTGTGTGCCGGGTTGCTGGGGTCAAAACTGGCGACCTGGACGGGCTACAGCGATAAACCACTGGATGCGCTCGCAGCGGTGATTATTGCTGCGCTGGCGGTAAAAATCCTGGCGTTTGTTAACAGTCAGGATATCAGCTCACTGGTGGCGCTGATTACGCGCCGGGGAGGAAACAGGTGATTACTGACGTGACCGCAACAATTAACTCGCTGCTCTGCACGGGTGTAATTATCACGCTGCTGTTTTACCGGCGTAGTGAAACCAGCCGTCACCGCCTGTGGATCTCCCGGC
It encodes:
- a CDS encoding phage holin family protein; this translates as MSDPVSGTTLAGGALTGASLYGLLTGTDYGVVFGAFAGAVFYIASAADLSAVRRVAYFVVSFIAGVLCAGLLGSKLATWTGYSDKPLDALAAVIIAALAVKILAFVNSQDISSLVALITRRGGNR